A region of Dioscorea cayenensis subsp. rotundata cultivar TDr96_F1 chromosome 5, TDr96_F1_v2_PseudoChromosome.rev07_lg8_w22 25.fasta, whole genome shotgun sequence DNA encodes the following proteins:
- the LOC120259830 gene encoding XIAP-associated factor 1: MAPTITSDLVKTTCAHCEREIPTSNIDLHYVHCSRNLQKCTICGDMVPTKLADEHYRESHAPIDCSLCGEAIEREAWTVHKGERCQQRMVTCEYCEFPLPAVDLLNHQEICGNRTEYCQICNKYVRLREQIAHENQFHSNWNGTAESSSDAQPIEREEDAHRRQPQNSPKRQILFTIAVTGIAVLIGSIFLQQGKEPEQ; this comes from the exons ATGGCGCCGACGATCACTTCGGATTTGGTTAAGACCACCTGCGCTCATTG TGAGAGAGAAATTCCAACTTCAAACATTGATTTACACTATGTGCATTGTTCCCGCAATCTTCAGAAGTGTACTATTTGTGGTGATATGGTCCCCACAAAGCTTGCTGATGAGCATTACCGTGAAAGTCATGCTCCG ATAGATTGTTCACTTTGTGGTGAAGCCATAGAACGTGAAGCATGGACAGTTCACAAAGGTGAAAGATGTCAACAGAGAATGGTTACTTGTGAATATTGCGAGTTTCCATTGCCTGCTGTGGACCTTTTAAATCATCAG GAAATATGTGGGAACCGGACAGAATATTGTCAGATTTGTAACAAGTATGTAAGGTTGCGTGAGCAGATTGCTCATGAAAATCAGTTTCATAGCAATTGGAATGGTACAGCTGAATCTTCCAG CGACGCACAACCGattgaaagagaagaagatgctCATAGAAGGCAACCGCAAAATTCTCCGAAGAgacaaatattatttacaatCGCTGTAACAGGAATCGCCGTTCTCATAGGATCTATTTTCCTTCAGCAAGGTAAAGAGCCTGAACAGTAA
- the LOC120261246 gene encoding small EDRK-rich factor 2-like has product MTRGNQRDRDRERAQARKPQAKGKDDGLTPEQRRERDAKALQEKAAKKAGQASAAGGDTKNKGTAKK; this is encoded by the exons ATGACTC GCGGTAACCAGAGAGACCGAGATCGCGAGAGGGCGCAAGCTCGGAAGCCGCAGGCCAAGGGAAAAGACGATGGCCTCACCCCCGAGCAACGACGCGAGAG GGATGCGAAGGCGCTGCAGGAGAAGGCGGCAAAGAAGGCTGGACAGGCGTCGGCGGCTGGGGGTGACACCAAGAACAAAGGCACTGCGAAGAAGTAG